One Kitasatospora sp. MAP12-44 DNA segment encodes these proteins:
- a CDS encoding proline racemase family protein, which translates to MRTRHVFHAVDSHTEGMPTRVITGGFGVIPGATMAERRTHFQQHLDQFRTLLMYEPRGHASMSGAILQPPTRPDADYGVLFIEVSGLLPMCGHGTIGVATVLVETGMVPVVEPVTTVRLDTPAGLVVAEVRVEDGAATAVTIRNVASFSVALDRKIDVPGYGTVRYDLAYGGNFYAILPLAEFGIPFERARKQEILQAGLAMMDAINEADRPVHPEDPSFHSCHHVNLLAPGSTAEHSRHAMAIHPGWFDRSPCGTGTSARMAQLHARGELPLGRDFVNESFIGTTFTGRLIEETTVAGLPAVVPTVTGRAWLTGTAQYFLDPSDPFPGGFLL; encoded by the coding sequence ATGCGCACCCGTCACGTCTTCCACGCTGTGGACTCGCACACCGAGGGCATGCCCACCCGGGTGATCACGGGTGGCTTCGGTGTCATCCCCGGCGCCACGATGGCCGAGCGCCGCACGCACTTCCAGCAGCACCTGGACCAGTTCCGCACGCTGCTGATGTACGAGCCGCGCGGCCACGCCTCGATGAGCGGCGCGATCCTGCAGCCGCCCACCCGCCCCGACGCCGACTACGGCGTGCTGTTCATCGAGGTCTCCGGCCTGCTGCCGATGTGCGGGCACGGCACGATCGGGGTGGCCACGGTGCTGGTCGAGACCGGCATGGTGCCGGTCGTCGAGCCGGTCACCACCGTGCGCCTGGACACCCCCGCCGGTCTGGTGGTCGCCGAGGTGCGGGTCGAGGACGGCGCGGCCACCGCGGTCACCATCCGCAACGTGGCCTCCTTCTCGGTCGCCCTGGACCGCAAGATCGACGTCCCCGGCTACGGCACCGTCCGCTACGACCTGGCGTACGGCGGCAACTTCTACGCCATCCTGCCGCTGGCCGAGTTCGGCATCCCGTTCGAGCGCGCGCGCAAGCAGGAGATCCTGCAGGCCGGCCTGGCCATGATGGACGCGATCAACGAGGCCGACCGCCCGGTCCACCCCGAGGACCCGTCCTTCCACAGCTGCCACCACGTCAACCTGCTCGCCCCCGGCTCCACCGCCGAGCACTCGCGGCACGCGATGGCCATCCACCCCGGCTGGTTCGACCGCTCGCCCTGCGGCACCGGCACCTCGGCCCGGATGGCCCAGCTGCACGCCCGCGGCGAACTGCCGCTGGGCCGCGACTTCGTCAACGAGTCGTTCATCGGCACCACCTTCACCGGTCGCCTCATCGAGGAGACCACCGTGGCGGGCCTGCCCGCCGTGGTGCCCACCGTCACCGGCCGCGCCTGGCTGACCGGCACCGCCCAGTACTTCCTCGACCCGAGCGACCCGTTTCCCGGAGGATTCCTGCTATGA
- a CDS encoding dihydrodipicolinate synthase family protein, with product MVATALPLRADHSVDYDAYADHVRWLIDSGCDGVVPNGSLGEYQTLTDQERAQVVRTAVEAAGDGARVMPGVAAYGSAESRRWTEQAAEAGAGSVLLLPPNAYRADAATVRAHYAEVAQVGLPIVAYNNPFDTRVDLTPELLAAVHGDGSIVAVKEFSGDVRRAYQIAELAPGLDLLIGADDVLLELALAGAVGWIAGYPNALPQASVALYRAAVAHDLGTALPLYKALHSLLRWDSKTEFVQAIKLSMDLAGRPGGPTRAPRGPLAPEIEAAVRAATEKALAEGLR from the coding sequence ATGGTCGCCACCGCACTCCCGCTGCGCGCCGACCACTCCGTGGACTACGACGCCTACGCCGACCACGTCCGCTGGCTGATCGACTCCGGCTGCGACGGTGTGGTCCCCAACGGCTCGCTCGGCGAGTACCAGACGCTCACCGACCAGGAGCGCGCCCAGGTCGTGCGCACCGCGGTCGAGGCGGCCGGCGACGGCGCGCGGGTGATGCCCGGGGTCGCCGCCTACGGCAGCGCCGAGTCGCGCCGCTGGACTGAGCAGGCCGCCGAGGCCGGCGCCGGCTCGGTGCTGCTGCTCCCGCCGAACGCCTACCGGGCCGACGCCGCCACCGTGCGCGCGCACTACGCCGAGGTGGCGCAGGTCGGGCTGCCGATCGTGGCGTACAACAACCCGTTCGACACCAGGGTCGACCTGACCCCCGAGCTGCTGGCCGCCGTGCACGGCGACGGCAGCATCGTGGCGGTCAAGGAGTTCAGCGGCGACGTCCGCCGGGCCTACCAGATCGCCGAGCTGGCCCCCGGCCTCGACCTGCTGATCGGCGCCGACGACGTGCTGCTCGAACTGGCGCTGGCCGGCGCGGTCGGCTGGATCGCCGGCTACCCCAACGCCCTGCCGCAGGCCTCGGTCGCCCTCTACCGGGCCGCCGTCGCGCACGACCTGGGCACCGCGCTGCCGCTCTACAAGGCGCTGCACTCGCTGCTGCGCTGGGACTCCAAGACCGAGTTCGTCCAGGCCATCAAGCTTTCGATGGACCTGGCCGGGCGCCCCGGCGGCCCGACCCGGGCCCCTCGCGGCCCGCTCGCCCCCGAGATCGAGGCCGCCGTCCGCGCCGCCACCGAGAAGGCCCTCGCCGAGGGCCTGCGATAA
- a CDS encoding NAD(P)/FAD-dependent oxidoreductase has protein sequence MSSGRPRRLLHPPYDLAVIGAGPAGLAGVVAAADRGLRCVLLDAGARAGGQYYRHPAPELGAARPDRLHHHWSVFTGLAERLAEHVAAGRIVHLVHHHVWTAEAGAEWRLHAATGADSSGSAVIGARAVLLATGAYERQLPFPGWTLPGVVTAGGAQAMLKAGLVLPGRRVVVAGSGPLLLAAAVSLAAAGAEVPAVLEAGDYLGYARRPGVLGAVPGKLVEGAVHGAALARHGVRLHRSSAVVEAHGTDRVTGVTVARLDARWRPVPGTERRIACDALAVGHGLVPQIELATELGAATRTVPDGTVALRVDRRQRTSLPGLWAAGETCGVGGAELAIAEGELAARAIAGAAPSRSLLSRRRRLREFAELMAAAHRPGLDWSAWLRPETEVCRCEEVPVAAVREALDELGASDARTVKLLTRAGMGWCQGRMCGPAVAELCGGGQQRGADSRPLSCPVLLGELAEPLDG, from the coding sequence GTGTCGTCCGGGCGCCCGCGCCGGCTGCTGCACCCCCCGTACGACCTGGCGGTGATCGGAGCCGGGCCGGCCGGGCTGGCCGGCGTGGTGGCCGCCGCCGACCGCGGTCTGCGCTGCGTGCTGCTGGACGCCGGTGCCCGAGCCGGCGGCCAGTACTACCGCCACCCCGCCCCCGAGCTGGGCGCCGCCCGTCCCGACCGGCTGCACCACCACTGGTCGGTCTTCACCGGCCTGGCCGAGCGGTTGGCCGAGCACGTCGCGGCGGGTCGGATCGTCCACCTGGTGCACCACCACGTGTGGACGGCCGAGGCGGGCGCCGAGTGGCGACTGCACGCCGCGACCGGCGCCGACTCCTCGGGGAGCGCGGTGATCGGCGCGCGCGCCGTGCTGCTGGCCACCGGCGCCTACGAGCGGCAACTGCCGTTCCCCGGCTGGACGCTGCCGGGTGTGGTCACCGCGGGCGGCGCGCAGGCGATGCTCAAGGCAGGGCTGGTGCTGCCCGGACGCCGGGTGGTCGTGGCCGGCAGCGGCCCGCTGCTGCTGGCCGCCGCCGTCTCGCTGGCCGCCGCCGGGGCCGAGGTCCCCGCGGTGCTGGAGGCGGGCGACTACCTCGGCTACGCCCGCCGCCCCGGGGTGCTGGGCGCAGTCCCTGGCAAGCTGGTGGAGGGCGCGGTGCACGGCGCGGCGCTGGCCCGCCACGGTGTGCGGCTGCACCGGAGCAGCGCCGTGGTCGAGGCGCACGGGACGGACCGGGTGACCGGTGTGACGGTGGCCCGCCTTGACGCCCGCTGGCGTCCGGTGCCCGGCACCGAGCGCCGGATCGCCTGCGACGCGCTGGCGGTCGGCCACGGCCTGGTCCCGCAGATCGAGTTGGCCACCGAGCTGGGCGCGGCGACCCGTACCGTCCCCGACGGAACCGTCGCGCTGCGGGTCGACCGCCGCCAGCGCACCAGCCTGCCCGGGCTCTGGGCAGCGGGCGAGACCTGCGGTGTCGGCGGGGCCGAACTGGCGATCGCGGAGGGCGAGTTGGCGGCCCGGGCGATCGCCGGAGCGGCACCCTCGCGGTCGCTGCTCAGCCGCCGCCGGCGGCTGCGCGAGTTCGCCGAGCTGATGGCCGCCGCGCACCGCCCGGGCCTCGACTGGAGCGCCTGGCTGCGGCCGGAGACCGAGGTCTGCCGCTGCGAGGAGGTCCCGGTGGCCGCCGTTCGCGAGGCGCTGGACGAGCTGGGCGCGAGCGACGCGCGCACCGTCAAGCTGCTCACCCGGGCCGGGATGGGCTGGTGCCAGGGCCGGATGTGCGGTCCGGCGGTGGCCGAGCTCTGCGGCGGCGGGCAGCAGCGCGGTGCGGACAGCCGGCCGCTCTCCTGTCCGGTACTGCTGGGCGAGTTGGCCGAGCCCCTGGACGGCTGA
- a CDS encoding (2Fe-2S)-binding protein — MRRTPAALVEADPGPAHTIEFDGRPVPALAGQSIAAALWAHGILAWRTTRVGGRPRGAFCGIGACFDCLATVNGRPNQRTCLLPAEPGDLVTTQEGHGHADLAV; from the coding sequence ATGCGTCGCACCCCCGCCGCACTGGTCGAGGCAGACCCCGGCCCGGCCCACACCATCGAGTTCGACGGCCGTCCGGTGCCCGCGCTGGCGGGCCAGAGCATCGCCGCCGCGCTCTGGGCGCACGGCATCCTGGCCTGGCGCACCACCCGGGTGGGGGGCCGTCCGCGCGGTGCGTTCTGCGGGATCGGCGCCTGCTTCGACTGCCTGGCCACCGTCAACGGGCGCCCCAACCAGCGCACCTGCCTGCTGCCCGCCGAGCCGGGCGACCTCGTTACCACCCAGGAGGGCCACGGCCATGCCGACCTCGCCGTCTGA
- a CDS encoding FAD-binding oxidoreductase, with amino-acid sequence MLTRPSHDVVVIGAGVVGAACAYYAAEAGLSVAVVDRGPVAGGTTGAGEGNLLLSDKEPGPELDLALLSARLWSGLAQELPAAVEYEAKGGLVVASDPARQDALRAFAAKQAAAGVQAEEVPGARLHELEPHLAPGLAGGFLYPQDAQVQPALAAAHLLRAARRRGARLYLGEAVTGLLTGSAGAVGGVRTPRRELPAGAVVNAAGTWGGELAALAGVALPVLPRRGFVLVTEPLPRVVRHKVYAADYVADVASGSAALQTSGVVEGTPSGPVLIGASRERVGFDRTLSPLVLQRLAAQAAELFPVLADVRVLRAYRGFRPYLPDHLPAIGADPRAPGLYHACGHEGAGIGLAPATGLLIARQLTGERTELDLAPFRPDRFPA; translated from the coding sequence GTGCTCACGAGACCATCCCACGACGTCGTGGTGATCGGCGCCGGCGTTGTCGGCGCCGCCTGCGCGTACTACGCAGCCGAGGCCGGCCTGTCGGTCGCCGTTGTCGACCGAGGCCCGGTCGCCGGCGGCACCACCGGCGCCGGCGAGGGCAACCTGCTGCTCTCCGACAAGGAGCCCGGCCCCGAGCTGGACCTCGCGCTGCTCTCGGCCCGGCTCTGGAGCGGGCTGGCCCAGGAGCTGCCCGCAGCCGTCGAGTACGAGGCCAAGGGCGGTCTTGTGGTCGCCTCCGACCCCGCGCGCCAGGACGCCCTGCGGGCCTTCGCGGCCAAGCAGGCCGCGGCCGGCGTGCAGGCCGAGGAGGTGCCGGGCGCCCGGCTGCACGAGCTGGAGCCGCACCTGGCCCCCGGGCTGGCCGGCGGCTTCCTGTACCCGCAGGACGCCCAGGTCCAGCCGGCCCTGGCCGCTGCCCACCTGCTGCGCGCCGCCCGCCGGCGCGGCGCCCGGCTCTACCTGGGCGAGGCCGTCACCGGGCTGCTGACCGGGTCGGCCGGCGCGGTCGGCGGCGTCCGGACGCCCCGGCGCGAGCTGCCGGCCGGCGCGGTGGTCAACGCGGCCGGCACCTGGGGCGGCGAGCTCGCGGCGCTGGCCGGGGTGGCGCTGCCGGTGCTGCCCCGGCGCGGCTTCGTGCTGGTCACCGAGCCGCTGCCACGGGTGGTGCGGCACAAGGTCTACGCCGCCGACTACGTGGCCGACGTGGCCAGCGGTTCGGCCGCCCTGCAGACCTCGGGCGTGGTCGAGGGCACCCCGTCCGGCCCGGTGCTGATCGGTGCCAGCCGCGAGCGGGTCGGCTTCGACCGGACGCTGTCGCCGCTGGTGCTGCAGCGGCTGGCCGCGCAGGCCGCCGAGCTCTTCCCGGTGCTGGCCGACGTCCGGGTGCTGCGCGCCTACCGGGGCTTTCGCCCCTACCTGCCCGACCACCTGCCGGCGATCGGCGCCGACCCGCGGGCGCCGGGCCTCTACCACGCCTGCGGCCACGAGGGCGCCGGGATCGGCCTGGCCCCCGCCACCGGTCTGCTGATCGCCCGGCAGCTGACCGGTGAGCGGACCGAGCTGGACCTCGCCCCGTTCCGGCCCGACCGCTTCCCGGCCTGA
- the tatC gene encoding twin-arginine translocase subunit TatC produces the protein MSLGDHLRELRNRLVKSVLAIVVCTIVAAFFSKQLLHFLMEPLPACTPAQRLDPNYHGHCAEVAVIGVTAPFALTLKVCVTAGLVAAVPVWLYQLWAFISPGLHRNERRYSLGFLAAGTPLFLAGAGCAYMLMPTTIRVLGSFTPIGAQQILPTEDYLNIATRMVLVFGAAFEFPLILVMLNFAGALSGKRMLGWWRGMVMGITVFAAFATPSADPVSMLALASPIWILFFLAVGISLLNDRRRKRRNPDADLGDEEASHLDLSVEQVGGVQAVEASAAPLASVPGARGESVDDDIT, from the coding sequence CTCGGGGATCACCTCCGCGAACTGCGGAACCGGCTGGTCAAGTCGGTGCTGGCGATCGTGGTGTGCACGATCGTCGCGGCGTTCTTCAGCAAGCAGCTGCTGCACTTCCTGATGGAGCCGCTGCCGGCCTGCACCCCGGCCCAGCGGCTCGACCCCAACTACCACGGCCACTGCGCCGAGGTCGCGGTCATCGGTGTGACGGCGCCGTTCGCGCTCACCCTGAAGGTCTGCGTGACGGCGGGCCTGGTGGCCGCAGTGCCGGTCTGGCTCTACCAGCTCTGGGCCTTCATCTCGCCGGGTCTGCACCGCAACGAGCGGCGCTACTCGCTGGGCTTCCTGGCCGCGGGCACGCCGCTCTTCCTGGCCGGCGCTGGCTGCGCGTACATGCTGATGCCGACCACGATCCGGGTGCTGGGCTCCTTCACCCCGATCGGGGCGCAGCAGATCCTGCCCACCGAGGACTACCTGAACATCGCGACCAGGATGGTCCTGGTGTTCGGTGCGGCCTTCGAGTTCCCGCTGATCCTGGTGATGCTGAACTTCGCCGGGGCGCTCTCCGGCAAGCGGATGCTCGGCTGGTGGCGCGGCATGGTGATGGGCATCACGGTCTTCGCGGCGTTCGCCACACCGAGCGCCGACCCGGTCAGCATGCTCGCGCTGGCCTCGCCGATCTGGATCCTCTTCTTCCTCGCGGTCGGCATCTCGCTGCTCAACGACCGGCGCCGCAAGCGCCGCAACCCGGACGCGGACCTGGGTGACGAGGAGGCCTCGCACCTGGACCTGAGCGTCGAGCAGGTCGGCGGGGTGCAGGCGGTCGAGGCTTCGGCCGCGCCGCTGGCCTCGGTGCCGGGCGCGCGCGGTGAGAGCGTGGACGACGACATCACCTGA